Proteins encoded within one genomic window of Pseudocalidococcus azoricus BACA0444:
- a CDS encoding putative sulfate/molybdate transporter, with protein MQYPRLRFNWQEFSGSFGDIGTDLPLLIGLITVAHLSSANVFTLFGLGQVLSGVIYGLPMPLQPLKAMAVIVMTQKLSGQTLWAGGFLIALIMLVLSLSGALSWLARVIPLPVVRGCQFGLGLSLASLALKTYIPEGNTWGYLLAGLGFLILVALPKQKGIPAGLVVVGLGLLYACSVGLPWSKIALGIHWQTPEFQTIDPAALLPGLFLLALPQLPLSISNAVIATQQTAEDLFPEKPLSIRQIGLTYGLVNLIVPFFGGVPVCHGCGGLVGHYALGARTGGAVVIYGGLYLIVGLLFSAVFNDVLGIFPMPILGVILLFEAWGLLSLIGDQVQESQDWMIALLVAVIAFSVPQGFLISTVVGTGLYYLGQYTPLNLQKVKQESPPCQP; from the coding sequence ATGCAGTATCCCCGGCTTCGATTTAATTGGCAAGAGTTCAGTGGCAGTTTTGGTGATATTGGCACCGATTTACCGTTGTTGATTGGGTTGATCACCGTTGCCCACTTGAGCAGTGCCAATGTATTTACCCTGTTTGGCCTGGGACAAGTTCTTTCCGGGGTGATCTATGGTTTGCCGATGCCGCTGCAACCGTTGAAAGCCATGGCCGTAATTGTCATGACACAAAAGCTATCGGGGCAGACGTTATGGGCGGGGGGATTTTTAATTGCGCTGATTATGCTGGTGTTGAGCCTTTCCGGGGCATTATCTTGGCTGGCCCGAGTGATTCCGTTGCCCGTGGTGCGGGGCTGTCAGTTTGGCCTGGGGTTATCATTAGCCTCTTTAGCCTTAAAAACCTATATTCCTGAGGGCAATACCTGGGGTTATCTCCTGGCTGGCCTGGGCTTTTTAATTCTGGTGGCGTTACCGAAACAAAAGGGAATTCCCGCCGGATTAGTCGTTGTCGGATTAGGCTTGCTTTATGCCTGTAGCGTTGGGTTACCCTGGTCAAAAATCGCTCTAGGGATTCACTGGCAAACACCGGAATTTCAAACCATAGACCCCGCGGCTCTCCTCCCAGGCCTGTTTTTGTTAGCCTTACCTCAACTGCCCTTGTCTATTTCCAATGCCGTGATTGCCACGCAACAAACCGCCGAAGATTTATTTCCGGAAAAACCGTTGAGCATTCGCCAGATCGGGTTGACCTATGGCCTGGTGAATTTAATTGTGCCGTTTTTTGGCGGTGTACCTGTGTGTCATGGCTGCGGGGGCCTGGTGGGGCATTATGCCTTAGGCGCAAGAACCGGCGGGGCAGTGGTGATCTATGGTGGGCTGTATTTAATTGTCGGGCTGCTCTTTAGTGCCGTATTTAATGATGTCTTGGGAATTTTCCCGATGCCGATTTTGGGGGTCATTCTCCTATTTGAGGCCTGGGGGTTGCTGAGTTTAATTGGGGATCAGGTGCAAGAGTCTCAAGATTGGATGATTGCCTTGTTGGTGGCGGTGATTGCGTTTAGTGTCCCCCAAGGTTTTTTGATTAGTACGGTTGTGGGTACGGGGCTGTATTACTTGGGACAATATACGCCGTTAAATCTCCAAAAAGTTAAACAGGAATCGCCCCCATGCCAGCCTTGA
- a CDS encoding DNA-methyltransferase, translated as MKKGTKTSAFGTSSRISHDASDYYDSKLYQDLNISSTTQPNGDHEFPEIYLNQIINHSSEAMTELPDSCLHLMITSPPYNVSKTYDSDLSLTEYLDLLRNVFQETYRVLVHGGRACINVANLGRKPYIPLSDYISQIMIEIGFLMRGEIIWQKGAGAGVSMAWGSWQSASNPVLRDTHEYILVFSKGTFERKRQNRENTITKEQFMDWTKSVWTMNPESAKKIGHPAPFPVELPFRLIQLYSYKNDVVLDPFIGSGSTAISAINTKRHFVGYELDKSYVELANNRIEPLLTQKNIEFIS; from the coding sequence ATGAAAAAAGGAACAAAAACAAGTGCTTTTGGAACTAGCTCTCGGATTAGTCATGATGCTTCAGATTATTACGACTCTAAGCTATACCAAGACTTAAATATCTCAAGCACAACTCAACCAAACGGAGATCATGAATTTCCGGAGATTTATTTAAATCAAATTATTAACCATAGTTCTGAAGCTATGACTGAGCTACCTGATAGTTGCTTACACTTAATGATTACATCGCCACCCTATAACGTTAGTAAAACCTATGATTCAGATTTGTCATTGACTGAATATTTGGATTTACTTAGAAATGTTTTTCAGGAAACCTATCGAGTTTTAGTCCATGGTGGCCGAGCCTGTATTAATGTTGCCAATCTAGGACGGAAACCCTATATTCCTTTGTCTGATTATATTTCTCAAATAATGATTGAAATTGGCTTTCTCATGCGAGGAGAAATTATCTGGCAAAAAGGCGCTGGGGCTGGTGTTTCTATGGCCTGGGGTAGCTGGCAGTCGGCTTCAAATCCAGTCTTGCGAGATACACATGAATATATTTTGGTGTTTTCTAAAGGCACTTTTGAACGGAAAAGGCAGAATCGAGAAAATACAATCACAAAAGAGCAATTTATGGACTGGACGAAATCCGTTTGGACAATGAATCCAGAATCAGCCAAGAAAATAGGTCATCCCGCACCCTTTCCCGTTGAATTACCATTTCGTTTGATTCAACTTTACAGTTATAAGAACGATGTTGTTCTTGATCCTTTTATTGGAAGTGGTTCTACAGCAATTTCGGCAATTAATACTAAACGTCACTTCGTTGGCTATGAATTAGATAAGAGCTATGTTGAGCTAGCAAATAATCGAATTGAACCACTTTTAACTCAAAAAAATATAGAGTTTATTTCGTGA
- a CDS encoding ThaI family type II restriction endonuclease produces MNITEIFADKVLKLKIQKELPELFYLAELECSRAGKIGMEVGSVREKVLIALLIYKFDIKNITTDKITEPEIDVKLSDNPISIKTITGNSFSGVKLIWTVDWDKVIEFSQTYRPACDILPVQIHWDAQGALYLIPRSIQENIIQKLGINQYLKLPKQSTNPRGVEISQEALKILVSNPQASSIPIFWKRNQINFDPYARWLEL; encoded by the coding sequence ATGAACATCACAGAAATTTTTGCAGATAAGGTATTAAAATTAAAGATACAGAAGGAACTCCCAGAGCTTTTCTATCTTGCAGAACTCGAATGTTCAAGAGCGGGAAAAATAGGCATGGAAGTAGGATCAGTAAGAGAGAAAGTATTAATTGCCTTATTGATTTATAAATTCGACATCAAAAACATTACAACTGATAAAATTACTGAACCAGAGATAGATGTTAAGTTATCCGATAATCCAATTTCTATCAAAACAATTACAGGTAACTCATTTTCAGGAGTCAAGCTAATTTGGACAGTTGATTGGGATAAAGTAATTGAGTTTAGCCAAACATACAGACCAGCTTGTGACATTTTACCAGTACAAATTCATTGGGATGCCCAAGGAGCTTTATATCTAATTCCAAGATCAATTCAAGAAAATATTATTCAGAAACTTGGCATTAATCAATATTTAAAGTTACCAAAGCAAAGTACAAATCCAAGGGGAGTAGAAATTTCTCAAGAAGCTCTTAAAATTCTTGTATCAAACCCTCAGGCAAGCTCAATACCCATCTTTTGGAAGCGGAATCAAATAAATTTCGATCCCTATGCAAGATGGCTTGAACTTTAG
- a CDS encoding pyridoxamine 5'-phosphate oxidase family protein encodes MANSGWAYPESPFHPGELAIQTRLGVRERIDKQGRRIIRDYLPEQHRQFFQQLPYVIVGSVDATARPWASILVGQPGFLSTPDERTLVVSTQLWPGDPLIQNLATGVDLGFLGIELHSRRRNRLNGAVKAVYPDHFVVEVGQSFGNCPQYIQARMVEFVDRDSNSAASVRSIQGLGIPEQTLIQAADTFFIATAYQDDSAGRGRGVDVSHRGGKPGFVKIEGHTLTIPDFSGNLQFNTFGNLELNSRAGLIFIDFIGGDLLYLTGRAWVIWEGEEITAYEGAERLLRFELEAGYYGKNTLPVRWSEPDFSPFLRDTGPWMTPEVKD; translated from the coding sequence ATGGCAAACTCTGGCTGGGCCTATCCTGAATCCCCGTTTCATCCGGGTGAATTGGCGATTCAAACTCGCTTGGGTGTCCGGGAGCGTATTGATAAACAAGGGCGGCGAATTATCCGCGATTATTTACCGGAACAGCATCGGCAATTTTTCCAGCAGCTGCCCTATGTGATTGTCGGTTCGGTGGATGCCACAGCCAGGCCTTGGGCCTCAATTCTGGTGGGCCAGCCAGGGTTTCTTTCTACTCCAGATGAACGCACCTTGGTGGTTTCAACTCAGCTTTGGCCGGGAGACCCCTTGATTCAAAACCTTGCGACCGGGGTTGATCTTGGTTTTCTCGGGATTGAACTCCACAGTCGGCGGCGCAATCGCTTGAATGGGGCGGTCAAAGCAGTTTATCCCGATCACTTTGTTGTGGAAGTGGGCCAGAGTTTTGGGAATTGCCCCCAGTACATCCAGGCCCGGATGGTTGAATTTGTGGATCGTGACTCCAATTCGGCCGCATCAGTCCGTTCCATCCAGGGCCTGGGCATACCCGAGCAAACCCTGATTCAAGCAGCCGATACGTTTTTCATTGCCACGGCCTATCAGGATGACTCTGCCGGGCGAGGTCGGGGTGTGGATGTGTCTCATCGGGGCGGTAAACCAGGGTTTGTCAAGATTGAGGGGCATACGCTCACCATTCCTGACTTTTCCGGCAACCTCCAGTTCAATACCTTTGGCAACCTGGAGTTAAACTCTAGAGCAGGCTTGATTTTTATTGATTTTATCGGGGGTGATTTGCTTTATCTGACAGGCCGGGCCTGGGTGATTTGGGAAGGCGAAGAAATTACAGCCTATGAAGGAGCCGAGCGGTTACTCCGGTTTGAGCTTGAGGCGGGCTATTACGGCAAAAATACCTTACCTGTACGTTGGTCAGAGCCAGACTTTTCACCTTTTTTACGGGATACAGGGCCGTGGATGACACCAGAGGTAAAGGATTGA
- a CDS encoding nitrate reductase associated protein, translating into MFFHFETDFVDSLRCIPMVVRYRLDSCGVKLKLNHWHQFSMTQRQYLIDCPFDSPEDITAYAEKLQAWVTAYTGTPAKTLEIPENPAWFNTEEIPAQVTVEFIAKTGCESFPRLAWAQLTPLQRFALIKLSQPGHENRNFLPALQEFGILAKND; encoded by the coding sequence ATGTTTTTTCACTTTGAAACCGACTTTGTTGATTCCCTGCGTTGTATTCCGATGGTGGTGCGCTATCGGTTGGATAGTTGTGGGGTGAAGCTGAAGTTAAATCATTGGCATCAGTTTTCAATGACCCAACGACAATATCTGATTGATTGTCCGTTTGATTCCCCAGAAGACATTACAGCTTATGCCGAAAAACTCCAGGCCTGGGTAACCGCCTACACAGGAACGCCTGCCAAAACCTTAGAAATTCCTGAAAACCCGGCCTGGTTCAACACTGAAGAAATTCCTGCCCAAGTGACTGTTGAATTTATCGCTAAAACGGGTTGTGAGTCTTTTCCACGCTTGGCCTGGGCCCAGTTAACCCCATTACAACGCTTTGCCCTGATTAAATTGAGTCAACCAGGCCATGAGAATCGTAACTTCTTACCCGCCCTACAAGAGTTTGGCATCCTTGCTAAAAATGACTAA
- a CDS encoding type II toxin-antitoxin system PrlF family antitoxin, whose translation MTLLESSDSNQGDTSSIEAFLNFLAKDIDQHPEHIREVNSDLVAYVRVLVKDVTVELDLPLSDEDE comes from the coding sequence ATGACACTACTGGAATCTTCTGACTCTAATCAGGGCGATACGTCATCCATTGAAGCATTTCTCAATTTCCTTGCCAAAGACATTGATCAACACCCTGAGCATATTCGAGAAGTTAACTCTGATCTCGTAGCTTATGTTCGTGTATTAGTTAAAGACGTTACCGTAGAATTAGATTTACCATTATCAGATGAAGATGAGTAA